CAAAGTGGCCGTCTGGCTGCCTTGCTCTGGTCTCGCTGCCAGGGGTCCTTTTCTCCGGACTCCCCTCAGCTGAGAGAGACACTCCTGGGGCGGTTGGTGTCTCTGCCTGACCTTACAGCCAACCACTTGCATCCACATAACAGGCCCCTCTTTCTGCCTGCCCAGTActaccccctgctggccagggAATTGAGCATTGCACTGGAGAGGACCTGCCAGGCTTTAAGAGGTGGGGCACGAGGCAGCtactttatgtgtgtttgtactggggtgtgtatatgtgtgtgtgtgcgtgtatgaatACACGTATCTTTCGCTTGCCTGTACAGAAGGACAGGACTGCTCCTTGAGTTTTGTGGCACAACTGCTGGGGAAGGCTTGTGTGCAGGGACACAGTGGTAAGTGGGGCCTTTACTGagatataatgtatttttgtcagtCATGTGTGCTAACCTTGCCATTGTAGTAACTTATCGATAATGACTGTTCTTAAATCGTATAGCTTTCTCTTTGTGGTTTTACCTGAGTGTGTACTTCTGTTCTCAGAGCACATGTTCAAGGAGCTAGCACCTCACCTCTCTGCTCGCACCCGCTCCGACATGGTGTGGCAGAGAGTGTGCTGGCGCCTGATGGAGGACGTTCCAGAGCGCTGGATGGAGAGTGTGGTCACAGGGCTGGTGCAAGCTGTGGAGGGGTAAGCAGGGAGGAGTAATAACCCTTAGAAATGTCAAGCCCCCAGTTTGACTCTGACTCCATCTTTTGACTGGCTGTTCTGGTTGTTTAATTTGAGCTATGTGCTGCTGCATTAGATGGATGACATTTTACTGAGTACCTGTTTTTTCCACTGgtgtcttttcatttctttagaCCAGCGGCTCTGTCGAGGATTATGGGGAATGTTGTGGTGAAGAATAAGAAAGCGCAGTTTGTCATGACCCATAAACTCCTTTTGCTGCAGTACAAGTACAAGGTGAGACTGTTGGTGGTACAGCAGAGTGGAAGATAGTTTTTCAAGATGACCTGTGACAGTTTGGGCCTCCTATGCACTCTcatatttctctgtgtctctcagacCAGTGTAGTGCGCACTCTCCTAGGATATCTTGCCCAGGACAGGGAGCGCCGACCGCTGCTCATCCAGGTCAGGAAGAACTTTGtggcatttatgtatttaatccCCGCGGCTTCTGTTGAATGGTATTTCTTGCTTGAATAATTGTATGTTggtatgactgtgtgtatgtatgtgtgtttttctttatgtgcACAGaagtgtgtatgtttatttttgtgcagtGAGTAATGTGAATGTACGCACAGAGTATACGCAGGCACTGTAAcacttcatgtgtgtgtgtatatgtgtgtgtatgcatggttGCAGGTCCTGCGGTCACTGTGCCAGACATGGGCTAACAGCAGCGCGGTCAGACACACTCCCGTGGAGCAGCAGCTGTACCTGAGCCGGGCCTTGCTGGTGTGTTTGGGCCTGCTGAGCGACACTGAGCTGCAGGAGCTCCGTCCAGgtcagacagcacagcttcCACCACACAATacacctctctgctctcctctgcaaACTGGATAGGCTTTGATTATAATCCCAGTAAGTGCTAACAGTACTGACCCTGTCAGTTTAAAGAATTTTTCTCTGCCCAACTTTCAGAGCTCCTGCAATGCATGATGGGAGGGATGCAGTGCCATCTGGACAACTGCCTGGTGCGGGTGCGACGTGTGGGCATGGTGGTGGGCGAGTGTCTGAGCGCTCGGCTAGATACCGGCGGGGCCAAACTCAAATTCCAGGTACTCTCTGGTGCAAACAAAGTTGAGCTCATAAGCTAGAGCTCATTCAGGCTTTAATTCCTTTCGAAGTCTTCGTCTGAACAGTGTGTTGGAGCAGCAGATAAGGGAGATGTtcactttttgcattttttttcagtggtatGTTTTACAGTATAGGGCTATGGCTGTGGCTTTACaggtgtgcatgtttgtgtgtttgttcaatgCTGCCCTCCCTCCAGTATGAAGAGGATGATGAGACGCGGGAGCTACTCTCCATGATGGACCCTCTGCCTGCTGAGGACGCTGCCATTGCTGACAGGTGATGTCTTTCCTATTCTTCTTTAGACACAATTCACAGATTGctacatttctttattaaatgGTAGTGCTTATTTATGCATAACACAaactaaaaacacaaacatatttcgGATACACTGCTAtccagcaaacaaacacattcattgcTTCAAACACTCATTGCTTCATTCCTTTTCAGTGCCATAGGCTTGTAGTTCTTTTGTGATATGCTTATTGTGTTCTCTCACAGACCAGACCCTTCCCAGAGTAACAAAAGGTCAGAGATCAAAGGGCAGAGTTCACCTGAAGAAGTCACTTCTTTGACTTCACCAGTAGACCCAGTAAGACCAGCAGAACAGGGTTGTGACTCAGAGCTGGACAGGTGAGAATGGACAGGATGTAGATTATCATTTGCAAAGTAGGGAAATGTGAAGCAATTATTGGAACAGACTTCAAATAGCTTTTATATTAATTGAACTGTCAGTAAGACCAGTGTTGTTATGCATAATTTGCTCAAAAGATTATCTCgattacatttgtaattttcCTCCTTTGTTCTTGTGATTTTAACTGTTGAACAAGGAAAAACTTATTTTCTAATTCAGCAGTGCATTGTAACATTTATGAGTTATGTCATCTGAGTATTTTATCTAATTGGATTACTTTTTGGACACATTGCTACATTATGTGACATCCTGTAAGTACCTAATTCAGTTCCACATATTCATGCAGACCGATTCACATATTTTACTAATTTGTCTCTTTTACTGTTGCATTTTCCAGCACATCAAAGAAACAATCAAACCAGCCAGCTGATGCATGGAATAGAACACACACTTTTTGTGTTGCCAGACAATTGTGTTCAAAAAATGGTTCTGTTTTGTCCTCTAGATTTTGTTGAAGAACTATAAAAACAGGAATTCCACAATGAAATACTTcaacaaagtaaatgtaattgCATCACATATGATTGGATGTGTGAATTGGAGTTCAGTGCCATCTGTTCCCATCCTTTAACAGTAATGTTTTGCTTACTCAGTTATATGTCATTGTAATAGTATGTGTACAGTGAGTAACACATTGCTTTGTGTAATGTATATAACTGTGTACCAGCAGTTCACTCGTgcttcttgtgtgtgtgtacttgacAGTGACGATGAGCTCACCCCTTATGACATGTCTGAAGATCGGGAGATGACGAAAGCCACCCCTCCCCGCTATCTGAGAGACTGCATGGAAGGTATGTGTAGGGGGCCTGCCTCTGCTTAGACAGTGTCTTTGGAATCAGACATTTTAGTTGAGGTTTGGCTCTGTGTAATCTTCACCTGTCTCTGGTCCTGTCTGTCAGCCCTCATCTCCTCTGAGGacggggagagggtggagctcAGTCTCCGTGCCGCGGAGGGATTGGTGCGTAAGAACAGCTCTGCGGTCAGAGAGGTAAGGGGCACGCGCCCGCCCTTCCAGCCCTGCGCTAGCGCCTCCTGTCCGTGCGCTCAGCTCAGTGTGCGTTTCTCTGCAGGTCAGCGTGGAGCTGACCAAGGTGCTGCTGCACCTGGAGGACAGGTACAGCACTGCGGGCTTCCTGGGCATGCGCCAGGCCGCCATGGTGGCCCTCGCTGTTACGGACTGTATCCCGGTATGAGACGACCTGCCTTTCCTTTTGAAGTGGACTCATGACTAGCACTCCAAGGATTTTCTTTTGATagccctttctctctgtcctgcttttttttttttgcctggccTCTTATCTCTCTCAGGTGACTGAGTACCTGACCACAGAGTTCTACAGTTTAAATTACAGTCTGCGACAGCGCCTCGATATGTTAGAGGTGAGACAGTAAAGCTAGTGTTAAAAACTCTCTGCACACTTGGGGATGTCCAGTGTTCATTGTAAGCGCTCTCCTTTTACCATATTCTTGTATACAGTGTGTATCCCACAGTGTGTCACTGTACATCCTCTGTGTCAGGTCCTGACTCTCGCCGCGCAGGAActctctcagccaatcacagagaagACCCGCCCTTCTCAAGGGACTCGGTCTGCCGCCAACATTGTGCCCATTGACCCCTGTGATGCCCCACTGCACTGGCGGAAGGTTGTGGAGCAGCGAATTCAGGGCAAAACGCGGCGCTTTGGGAAAGTAGGTCACCCTTCTTCACACTGTCATTCCGTCCTTACAAAGTTTGTCCAGGTGACACTTTCACCTGGGAAGCAATACTTTCATGAGTAGCGCgttgacatttatttaaatccCATTAAACTGTTACAGGTACTGTCTCAGAGCACTTATAGATGTTTACATTGACTCTGTGCACCTGGTAAAAATTACTTGATGAAAATATTGCACTCTGGCAGAGAGCATCATTATAATGATATCTGG
This genomic stretch from Megalops cyprinoides isolate fMegCyp1 chromosome 1, fMegCyp1.pri, whole genome shotgun sequence harbors:
- the telo2 gene encoding telomere length regulation protein TEL2 homolog, which codes for MENMSAEAEVRLHVSQCVRTLSTSGDAEEVAHSLHTLVSYLDNESQEKISPAQRDEFNRTHYTSFLKFLVGNLKANKLQLLTSAQCSDLWDGLFLRGPPDQALLVLMDYIASSCPSAGLDRVVGVLERYLQSGRLAALLWSRCQGSFSPDSPQLRETLLGRLVSLPDLTANHLHPHNRPLFLPAQYYPLLARELSIALERTCQALREGQDCSLSFVAQLLGKACVQGHSEHMFKELAPHLSARTRSDMVWQRVCWRLMEDVPERWMESVVTGLVQAVEGPAALSRIMGNVVVKNKKAQFVMTHKLLLLQYKYKTSVVRTLLGYLAQDRERRPLLIQVLRSLCQTWANSSAVRHTPVEQQLYLSRALLVCLGLLSDTELQELRPELLQCMMGGMQCHLDNCLVRVRRVGMVVGECLSARLDTGGAKLKFQYEEDDETRELLSMMDPLPAEDAAIADRPDPSQSNKRSEIKGQSSPEEVTSLTSPVDPVRPAEQGCDSELDSDDELTPYDMSEDREMTKATPPRYLRDCMEALISSEDGERVELSLRAAEGLVRKNSSAVREVSVELTKVLLHLEDRYSTAGFLGMRQAAMVALAVTDCIPVTEYLTTEFYSLNYSLRQRLDMLEVLTLAAQELSQPITEKTRPSQGTRSAANIVPIDPCDAPLHWRKVVEQRIQGKTRRFGKGASRPPASASPNRYAPVAGFFFFPLLQKYDRPQVTFDLLGSDHLVLGRLIHTLGLLMYLAVNAPVATQMGRALLDFVWAVRYHVDQVVRQGVLFAICAVFLSMPSQNLLSELSDHLLETRAWLADVAEGDPDADCRSLALQSLVLLEKSLKAELEPPAMALQS